In Solanum stenotomum isolate F172 chromosome 6, ASM1918654v1, whole genome shotgun sequence, one DNA window encodes the following:
- the LOC125869402 gene encoding peptidyl serine alpha-galactosyltransferase isoform X1, with translation MMEKKAILVFLVLTLSLISGQEPEKIDTQKAPWRIHTLFSVECQNYFDWQTVGLMHSYRKAKQPGPITRLLSCTEDERKGYRGMELAPTFEVPSMSRHPKTGDWYPAINKPAGVVHWLKYSKEADNVDWVVILDADMIIRGPIVPWEIGAEKGKPVSAYYGYLIGCDNILAKLHTKHPELCDKVGGLLAMHIDDLRALAPLWLSKTEEVRKDKAHWPTNYTGDIYGTGWISEMYGYSFGAAEVGLRHKINDNLMIYPGYTPREGVEPILMHYGLPFNVGNWSFSKLDHHEDDIVYDCSRLFPEPPYPREITQMESDHNKRRALFLNIECINTMNEGLLLQHAAFKCPKPKWSKYLSFLKSKTFAELSRPKRLTAQSRQMMEVEIHKEVDNEPEKPHPKVEVKIHKEVDNEPEKPHPKIHTIFSTECSTYFDWQTVGLVHSFYKSGQPGNITRLLSCTDEDLKQYKGHDLAPTHYVPSMSRHPLTGDWYPAINKPAAVLHWMNHVKTDAEYIVILDADMIMRGPITPWEFNAGRSRPASTPYDYLIGCDNILAKLHTRHPEACDKVGGVIIMHVDDLRKFALQWLHKTMEVRLDRSHWSKNITGDIYESGWISEMYGYSFGAAELNLRHVISDEILIYPGYVPKPGVNYRVFHYGLEYRVGNWSFDKANWRHADLVNKCWAKFPDPPDPSSLDQTDNNSLQRDLLSIECATTLNEALRLHHERRKCPDPNTISTPKRERVNQDRVDETRTNAETRTRAETRTDAETRTSAETRTSAETKTDAETRTDAETRTNAEARMAVETTTSMKFGNVDDIQALRHDEMPKNSSQESSQVETSNGTFTSMRFWIMVLWAVSIFGFLGVMSVMLRGRKGLKKRVKGYKSKRRTTYSGFWDTNGQDRHLRNAETA, from the exons ATGATGGAGAAAAAAGCAATCTTGGTGTTTTTGGTGCTGACATTGAGTTTAATCAGTGGTCAAGAACCAGAAAAGATTGATACCCAAAAGGCTCCATGGAGGATCCACACTTTGTTTTCTGTAGAGTGTCAGAATTACTTCGATTGGCAAACGGTTGGACTTATGCATAGTTACAGGAAGGCTAAGCAACCTGGGCCTATTACAAGATTGTTGAGCTGTACTGAAGATGAGAGGAAGGGTTATAGAGGGATGGAGTTGGCTCCTACTTTTGAGGTTCCTTCTATGAGTAGACATCCTAAAACTGGTGACTG GTATCCTGCAATTAACAAACCGGCTGGAGTTGTTCACTGGCTTAAATACAGCAAAGAGGCAGACAATGTTGATTGGGTTGTCATACTGGACGCAGACATGATCATTCGAGGTCCAATCGTACCATGGGAGATTGGGGCAGAGAAAGGGAAGCCTGTTTCTGCGTATTATGG GTATTTAATTGGATGCGATAATATTCTTGCAAAGCTGCATACAAAGCATCCTGAACTTTGTGACAAGGTTGGTGGCCTATTAGCCATGCATATAGATGATCTTCGAGCTTTAGCACCCTTATGGCTTTCAAAGACTGAAGAAGTACGGAAAGACAAAGCTCACTGGCCAACCAACTATACTGGTGATATCTATGGCACAGGGTGGATCAGTGAGATGTATGGATATTCATTTGGTGCTGCCGAG GTAGGACTCCGGCATAAGATCAACGATAACTTGATGATATACCCTGGATATACTCCACGAGAGGGTGTTGAGCCTATTCTTATGCATTATGGCTTACCTTTTAATGTTGGAAACTGGTCATTCAGTAAACTAGACCACCATGAAGACGACATTGTCTATGATTGCAGCCGGCTCTTCCCTGAACCTCCTTATCCCCGAGAG ATAACACAGATGGAATCTGATCATAACAAAAGGAGGGCATTGTTTCTGAATATAGAGTGCATTAATACCATGAATGAGGGCCTTTTATTACAGCATGCTGCCTTTAAATGCCCTAAGCCAAAGTGGTCAAAGTATCTTAGTTTCCTAAAGAGTAAAACATTCGCTGAACTAAGTCGGCCAAAACGTTTGACTGCCCAAAGTCGACAGATGATGGAGGTTGAAATTCATAAAGAAGTTGATAATGAGCCTGAAAAGCCACACCCAAAAGTTGAGGTGAAAATTCATAAAGAAGTTGATAATGAGCCTGAAAAGCCACACCCAAAAATCCATACCATTTTCTCTACAGAATGCTCAACTTACTTTGATTGGCAAACAGTGGGGCTTGTCCACAGTTTTTACAAGAGTGGTCAGCCAGGGAACATCACAAGGCTTCTAAGCTGTACCGATGAAGATTTAAAGCAATACAAAGGCCATGATCTAGCTCCCACCCACTATGTACCGTCCATGAGCCGACATCCATTAACTGGAGATTG GTATCCAGCAATCAACAAACCGGCTGCAGTTCTTCATTGGATGAATCATGTGAAAACGGATGCTGAGTACATTGTGATTCTTGATGCTGACATgatcatgagaggaccaataaCACCATGGGAATTCAATGCAGGCCGCAGCCGACCTGCTTCAACTCCTTATGA CTACCTTATCGGCTGTGACAACATACTGGCAAAGCTCCACACTCGCCATCCTGAAGCTTGTGACAAGGTTGGGGGAGTAATCATTATGCATGTAGATGATCTACGGAAATTTGCGCTGCAGTGGCTGCACAAAACCATGGAGGTCCGACTTGATAGATCTCATTGGTCCAAGAACATAACAGGAGATATCTATGAATCTGGATGGATTAGTGAGATGTATGGTTACTCATTTGGTGCTGCAGAG TTGAATCTGCGGCATGTCATAAGTGATGAGATTCTGATATACCCAGGATATGTTCCTAAGCCCGGTGTTAATTATAGAGTCTTCCACTATGGCTTGGAATATAGGGTTGGTAACTGGAGTTTTGACAAAGCAAACTGGAGACACGCCGACTTGGTTAACAAATGTTGGGCGAAGTTTCCTGATCCTCCTGATCCATCATCACTTGATCAAACTGACAACAATTCCCTACAGCGCGACTTGCTTAGCATAGAATGTGCAACAACGTTGAATGAAGCTCTTCGGTTACACCACGAGAGGAGAAAATGTCCAGATCCTAACACTATTTCCACGCCCAAACGTGAAAGAGTAAATCAGGACAGAGTCGATGAAACTAGAACCAATGCTGAAACTAGAACCCGTGCTGAAACTAGAACCGATGCTGAAACTAGAACCAGTGCTGAAACTAGAACCAGTGCTGAAACTAAAACTGATGCTGAAACTAGAACCGATGCTGAAACTAGAACCAATGCTGAAGCTAGAATGGCTGTTGAAACTACAACTTCAATGAAGTTTGGAAACGTTGACGACATTCAGGCCTTGAGGCACGATGAAATGCCCAAAAATAGTTCTCAGGAATCCTCCCAAGTTGAAACGTCAAACGGAACATTCACTTCCATGAGATTTTGGATCATGGTTTTGTGGGCAGTGTCAATCTTTGGCTTCTTAGGTGTCATGTCCGTCATGCTTAGAGGGCGTAAGGGATTGAAAAAAAGAGTTAAAGGTTACAAGTCTAAGAGAAGAACTACATATTCCGGTTTCTGGGATACAAATGGACAGGACAGACATCTACGCAACGCTGAAACAGCATAG
- the LOC125869426 gene encoding transcription factor MYB3-like yields the protein MRKPCCDNKEEMHKGAWSKQEDQKLIDYITKHGEGCWRDLPKAAGLLRCGKSCRLRWMNYLNPNLKRGNFSEDEDDLIIKLHALLGNRWSLIAGRLPGRTDNEVKNYWNSHLRRKLIKMGIDPKNYRLSHYLHIKRLEFLQENNTRSENDGVIFDAASSCANKDQQITSSLLDLNSLP from the exons ATGAGAAAGCCTTGTTGTGATAACAAAGAAGAAATGCATAAAGGAGCTTGGTCTAAACAAGAAGATCAAAAACTCATTGATTATATCACTAAACATGGTGAAGGTTGCTGGAGAGATTTACCTAAAGCTGCTG GTTTGCTTCGTTGTGGAAAAAGTTGTAGGCTAAGATGGATGAATTATCTTAATCCAAATCTAAAAAGAGGAAATTTTtctgaagatgaagatgatCTAATCATCAAGCTTCATGCTCTCCTTGGCAATAG gTGGTCACTAATAGCAGGAAGATTGCCGGGAAGAACCGATAATGAAGTGAAGAATTATTGGAATTCTCATTTGAGaagaaaacttataaaaatgggaattgatccaaaaaattaTAGGCTATCTCATTATCTTCACATAAAAAGACTTGAATTTCTCcaagaaaataacacaagatCAGAAAATGATGGAGTAATATTTGATGCTGCAAGTTCTTGTGCTAATAAAGATCAACAAATTACAAGTTCATTGCTTGATCTCAATTCACTTCCATAG
- the LOC125869402 gene encoding peptidyl serine alpha-galactosyltransferase isoform X2: MMEKKAILVFLVLTLSLISGQEPEKIDTQKAPWRIHTLFSVECQNYFDWQTVGLMHSYRKAKQPGPITRLLSCTEDERKGYRGMELAPTFEVPSMSRHPKTGDWYPAINKPAGVVHWLKYSKEADNVDWVVILDADMIIRGPIVPWEIGAEKGKPVSAYYGYLIGCDNILAKLHTKHPELCDKVGGLLAMHIDDLRALAPLWLSKTEEVRKDKAHWPTNYTGDIYGTGWISEMYGYSFGAAEARLRHKINDNLMIYPGYTPREGVEPILMHYGLPFNVGNWSFSKLDHHEDDIVYDCSRLFPEPPYPREITQMESDHNKRRALFLNIECINTMNEGLLLQHAAFKCPKPKWSKYLSFLKSKTFAELSRPKRLTAQSRQMMEVEIHKEVDNEPEKPHPKVEVKIHKEVDNEPEKPHPKIHTIFSTECSTYFDWQTVGLVHSFYKSGQPGNITRLLSCTDEDLKQYKGHDLAPTHYVPSMSRHPLTGDWYPAINKPAAVLHWMNHVKTDAEYIVILDADMIMRGPITPWEFNAGRSRPASTPYDYLIGCDNILAKLHTRHPEACDKVGGVIIMHVDDLRKFALQWLHKTMEVRLDRSHWSKNITGDIYESGWISEMYGYSFGAAELNLRHVISDEILIYPGYVPKPGVNYRVFHYGLEYRVGNWSFDKANWRHADLVNKCWAKFPDPPDPSSLDQTDNNSLQRDLLSIECATTLNEALRLHHERRKCPDPNTISTPKRERVNQDRVDETRTNAETRTRAETRTDAETRTSAETRTSAETKTDAETRTDAETRTNAEARMAVETTTSMKFGNVDDIQALRHDEMPKNSSQESSQVETSNGTFTSMRFWIMVLWAVSIFGFLGVMSVMLRGRKGLKKRVKGYKSKRRTTYSGFWDTNGQDRHLRNAETA; this comes from the exons ATGATGGAGAAAAAAGCAATCTTGGTGTTTTTGGTGCTGACATTGAGTTTAATCAGTGGTCAAGAACCAGAAAAGATTGATACCCAAAAGGCTCCATGGAGGATCCACACTTTGTTTTCTGTAGAGTGTCAGAATTACTTCGATTGGCAAACGGTTGGACTTATGCATAGTTACAGGAAGGCTAAGCAACCTGGGCCTATTACAAGATTGTTGAGCTGTACTGAAGATGAGAGGAAGGGTTATAGAGGGATGGAGTTGGCTCCTACTTTTGAGGTTCCTTCTATGAGTAGACATCCTAAAACTGGTGACTG GTATCCTGCAATTAACAAACCGGCTGGAGTTGTTCACTGGCTTAAATACAGCAAAGAGGCAGACAATGTTGATTGGGTTGTCATACTGGACGCAGACATGATCATTCGAGGTCCAATCGTACCATGGGAGATTGGGGCAGAGAAAGGGAAGCCTGTTTCTGCGTATTATGG GTATTTAATTGGATGCGATAATATTCTTGCAAAGCTGCATACAAAGCATCCTGAACTTTGTGACAAGGTTGGTGGCCTATTAGCCATGCATATAGATGATCTTCGAGCTTTAGCACCCTTATGGCTTTCAAAGACTGAAGAAGTACGGAAAGACAAAGCTCACTGGCCAACCAACTATACTGGTGATATCTATGGCACAGGGTGGATCAGTGAGATGTATGGATATTCATTTGGTGCTGCCGAGGCAA GACTCCGGCATAAGATCAACGATAACTTGATGATATACCCTGGATATACTCCACGAGAGGGTGTTGAGCCTATTCTTATGCATTATGGCTTACCTTTTAATGTTGGAAACTGGTCATTCAGTAAACTAGACCACCATGAAGACGACATTGTCTATGATTGCAGCCGGCTCTTCCCTGAACCTCCTTATCCCCGAGAG ATAACACAGATGGAATCTGATCATAACAAAAGGAGGGCATTGTTTCTGAATATAGAGTGCATTAATACCATGAATGAGGGCCTTTTATTACAGCATGCTGCCTTTAAATGCCCTAAGCCAAAGTGGTCAAAGTATCTTAGTTTCCTAAAGAGTAAAACATTCGCTGAACTAAGTCGGCCAAAACGTTTGACTGCCCAAAGTCGACAGATGATGGAGGTTGAAATTCATAAAGAAGTTGATAATGAGCCTGAAAAGCCACACCCAAAAGTTGAGGTGAAAATTCATAAAGAAGTTGATAATGAGCCTGAAAAGCCACACCCAAAAATCCATACCATTTTCTCTACAGAATGCTCAACTTACTTTGATTGGCAAACAGTGGGGCTTGTCCACAGTTTTTACAAGAGTGGTCAGCCAGGGAACATCACAAGGCTTCTAAGCTGTACCGATGAAGATTTAAAGCAATACAAAGGCCATGATCTAGCTCCCACCCACTATGTACCGTCCATGAGCCGACATCCATTAACTGGAGATTG GTATCCAGCAATCAACAAACCGGCTGCAGTTCTTCATTGGATGAATCATGTGAAAACGGATGCTGAGTACATTGTGATTCTTGATGCTGACATgatcatgagaggaccaataaCACCATGGGAATTCAATGCAGGCCGCAGCCGACCTGCTTCAACTCCTTATGA CTACCTTATCGGCTGTGACAACATACTGGCAAAGCTCCACACTCGCCATCCTGAAGCTTGTGACAAGGTTGGGGGAGTAATCATTATGCATGTAGATGATCTACGGAAATTTGCGCTGCAGTGGCTGCACAAAACCATGGAGGTCCGACTTGATAGATCTCATTGGTCCAAGAACATAACAGGAGATATCTATGAATCTGGATGGATTAGTGAGATGTATGGTTACTCATTTGGTGCTGCAGAG TTGAATCTGCGGCATGTCATAAGTGATGAGATTCTGATATACCCAGGATATGTTCCTAAGCCCGGTGTTAATTATAGAGTCTTCCACTATGGCTTGGAATATAGGGTTGGTAACTGGAGTTTTGACAAAGCAAACTGGAGACACGCCGACTTGGTTAACAAATGTTGGGCGAAGTTTCCTGATCCTCCTGATCCATCATCACTTGATCAAACTGACAACAATTCCCTACAGCGCGACTTGCTTAGCATAGAATGTGCAACAACGTTGAATGAAGCTCTTCGGTTACACCACGAGAGGAGAAAATGTCCAGATCCTAACACTATTTCCACGCCCAAACGTGAAAGAGTAAATCAGGACAGAGTCGATGAAACTAGAACCAATGCTGAAACTAGAACCCGTGCTGAAACTAGAACCGATGCTGAAACTAGAACCAGTGCTGAAACTAGAACCAGTGCTGAAACTAAAACTGATGCTGAAACTAGAACCGATGCTGAAACTAGAACCAATGCTGAAGCTAGAATGGCTGTTGAAACTACAACTTCAATGAAGTTTGGAAACGTTGACGACATTCAGGCCTTGAGGCACGATGAAATGCCCAAAAATAGTTCTCAGGAATCCTCCCAAGTTGAAACGTCAAACGGAACATTCACTTCCATGAGATTTTGGATCATGGTTTTGTGGGCAGTGTCAATCTTTGGCTTCTTAGGTGTCATGTCCGTCATGCTTAGAGGGCGTAAGGGATTGAAAAAAAGAGTTAAAGGTTACAAGTCTAAGAGAAGAACTACATATTCCGGTTTCTGGGATACAAATGGACAGGACAGACATCTACGCAACGCTGAAACAGCATAG